A window of Streptomyces sp. SAI-127 contains these coding sequences:
- a CDS encoding FAD:protein FMN transferase, whose translation MHRVEHVMGFPVSLRVDDEDVPESAADAVFAWLREADARFSPFKEDSEVSRYDRGELSADELSADLHEILDLCEHYRKATGGAFDVRLPGRRLDPCAVVKGWSVQRAAELLTAAGATRFVLNAGGDVVTAGGPWRVGVRHPEHADKLCTVLSLDSGAVATSARYERGDHIIDGRTGGAATGLLSLTVVAPTLTEADSVATAAFAMGPEGVDWAASLEGCEVFSVDAERRVLRTPGFPAVP comes from the coding sequence ATGCACCGCGTCGAACACGTCATGGGGTTCCCGGTCTCGCTGCGGGTCGACGACGAGGACGTCCCCGAGTCGGCGGCGGACGCGGTCTTCGCCTGGCTGCGCGAGGCCGACGCCCGGTTCAGCCCGTTCAAGGAGGACAGCGAGGTGTCGCGGTACGACCGCGGCGAGCTGTCCGCGGACGAGCTGAGCGCGGACCTGCACGAGATCCTCGACCTGTGCGAGCACTACCGGAAGGCCACCGGCGGCGCCTTCGACGTACGGCTGCCCGGTCGCCGTCTCGACCCCTGCGCGGTGGTCAAGGGCTGGTCGGTGCAGCGGGCGGCGGAGTTGCTGACAGCGGCCGGCGCGACGCGGTTCGTCCTCAACGCCGGCGGTGACGTGGTCACCGCCGGCGGCCCCTGGCGGGTGGGCGTACGGCACCCCGAACACGCCGACAAACTGTGCACGGTCCTCTCGCTCGACAGCGGGGCGGTCGCGACGTCCGCGCGTTATGAGCGGGGCGACCACATCATCGACGGCCGGACCGGAGGTGCGGCGACGGGCCTGCTCAGCCTCACCGTCGTGGCCCCGACCCTCACGGAGGCCGACTCGGTCGCCACGGCGGCCTTCGCCATGGGCCCCGAGGGCGTCGACTGGGCCGCCTCCCTGGAGGGCTGCGAGGTCTTCTCGGTGGACGCGGAGCGCCGGGTGCTGCGTACGCCGGGCTTTCCGGCCGTGCCCTGA
- a CDS encoding glycosyltransferase family 39 protein, which yields MTTLAPPPAPTTQDGRHRAAPPAASSRLRGLFTGPAEDPRWARPALWAILVLATALYAWNMSSISGNTFYNAAVYSGTKSWKAFFFGALDSGSFITVDKPPFALWVMGLSARVLGYGTWQLMLPMVALGTGSVALLYRMVKRDFGAVAATIAALALTLTPITVAITRDTNPDPVLVFLMLLGAAALMKAVRTGRLMPLVWSGVAIGFAFNTKMMQAYVVLPAFFLVYLWAAKGSLGRRIRNLAVGTVALVVSSAWWMVVVDLVPASSRPYIGGSTDNTVWDLVIGYNGFGRIFGASSSVGSQGNGASFGGEAGLYRLFNSIMGGQISWLIPFAVVALIGGLVLRGRAPRTDAKRAALLLWGGWFVLHYLTFALAEGTFHPYYVTAMAPGVAALAGIGAVTLYKAFREGSAAKWAWVLPAAITGSTVWAVVLLQRVSGSGTLYTVAEVVAGVAGAVAVIGLLLGRFTGRQRLTGIAALAAVVALLAGPAAYAASAAGSSTNGTNPTAGPSTGGMGGGGMGGGQRPSGSGGPGGGTGTSNSGSTPSGTSSSRSPGSSSQSASGRTAGGMGDTQVSSAMISYLKKNQDGATWLVAVATDQTASSIILESGEPVISMGGWSGSDNAMTLAKLKSLVKSGKLHYIVISSSGQGSSNSEISTWVKKNGTAVSAYSGLYRLG from the coding sequence AGCCGGCTGCGCGGACTGTTCACCGGTCCCGCGGAGGATCCGCGCTGGGCCCGCCCCGCTCTCTGGGCGATCCTCGTGCTGGCCACGGCCCTGTACGCCTGGAACATGTCGTCCATCAGCGGCAACACCTTCTACAACGCGGCCGTCTACTCCGGCACCAAGAGCTGGAAGGCGTTCTTCTTCGGCGCCCTGGACTCGGGCAGCTTCATCACGGTCGACAAACCGCCGTTCGCGCTGTGGGTGATGGGCCTCTCGGCGCGTGTCCTCGGGTACGGCACCTGGCAGTTGATGCTGCCGATGGTCGCGCTCGGCACCGGCTCGGTGGCCTTGCTGTACCGCATGGTCAAGCGGGACTTCGGCGCCGTCGCGGCCACGATCGCGGCGCTCGCGCTCACTCTCACGCCGATCACCGTCGCCATCACCCGGGACACCAACCCCGATCCGGTCCTGGTCTTCCTGATGCTGCTGGGTGCGGCCGCGCTGATGAAGGCCGTGCGCACCGGGCGACTGATGCCGCTGGTGTGGTCGGGGGTCGCGATCGGCTTCGCCTTCAACACCAAGATGATGCAGGCGTACGTCGTCCTGCCTGCCTTCTTCCTGGTCTACCTGTGGGCGGCCAAGGGCTCGCTCGGCCGCCGTATCCGCAACCTCGCCGTCGGCACCGTCGCGCTGGTCGTCTCCAGCGCCTGGTGGATGGTGGTCGTCGACCTCGTTCCGGCGTCCTCCCGGCCGTACATCGGCGGCTCCACCGACAACACGGTGTGGGACCTGGTCATCGGCTACAACGGCTTCGGCCGGATCTTCGGGGCGAGTTCCTCGGTGGGCTCGCAGGGCAACGGCGCCAGTTTCGGCGGTGAGGCGGGGCTGTACCGGCTGTTCAACAGCATCATGGGCGGCCAGATCTCCTGGCTGATCCCCTTCGCGGTCGTCGCCCTGATCGGCGGTCTGGTGCTGCGCGGCCGGGCCCCTCGTACGGACGCGAAGCGGGCGGCGCTGCTGCTGTGGGGCGGCTGGTTCGTCCTGCACTACCTGACCTTCGCGCTCGCCGAGGGCACCTTCCACCCGTACTACGTCACCGCCATGGCGCCGGGTGTCGCCGCCCTGGCCGGTATCGGCGCAGTGACGCTCTACAAGGCCTTCCGTGAGGGCTCGGCGGCGAAGTGGGCGTGGGTGCTGCCGGCGGCGATCACGGGCAGCACGGTCTGGGCGGTCGTCCTGCTCCAGCGGGTCTCCGGCTCCGGGACGCTGTACACGGTCGCCGAGGTCGTGGCCGGGGTCGCGGGTGCGGTCGCCGTGATCGGGCTGCTGCTCGGCCGGTTCACCGGGCGGCAGCGGCTGACGGGCATCGCGGCCCTCGCGGCGGTCGTCGCCCTGCTCGCCGGTCCCGCCGCGTACGCGGCGTCGGCGGCCGGCTCCAGCACCAACGGCACCAACCCGACGGCCGGTCCGAGCACCGGCGGCATGGGCGGTGGCGGCATGGGCGGGGGTCAGCGGCCCAGTGGGAGCGGCGGCCCGGGCGGCGGCACCGGCACGAGCAACAGCGGCAGCACACCGAGCGGCACCAGCAGTTCGCGCAGCCCCGGCTCCAGCAGCCAGTCCGCGTCCGGCCGGACCGCCGGAGGCATGGGCGACACCCAGGTCTCCTCCGCGATGATCTCGTACCTGAAGAAGAACCAGGACGGCGCCACCTGGCTGGTCGCCGTCGCCACCGACCAGACCGCCTCCTCGATCATCCTGGAGTCCGGTGAGCCGGTGATCTCCATGGGCGGCTGGTCCGGCTCCGACAACGCCATGACCCTCGCCAAACTGAAGAGCCTCGTGAAGTCCGGCAAGCTGCACTACATCGTCATCAGCAGCAGCGGCCAGGGCTCCTCGAACTCCGAGATCTCCACCTGGGTCAAGAAGAACGGCACGGCGGTCTCCGCCTACAGCGGTTTGTACCGCCTCGGCTGA
- a CDS encoding FMN-binding protein translates to MKRAIPVVVLSIAGLVPVWLYQPSAESSTVQATTPAPSTSSSSSSSSGSSGTNVVTTTTVDTEKGPVQLQVTFSGTKITAVKMLQQPNHPQTTAAVPKLVAETLEAQSADIDTVSGATITSDAYKESLQAAIDDNAKAASASPSASASEASSRTVDGSALSTEKGPVQVQVTFSGTKITAVKMLQQPNHPQTTAAVPVLVAETLEAQSADIDTVSGATITSDAYKESLQAAIDAKG, encoded by the coding sequence GTGAAACGAGCCATACCTGTCGTCGTCCTGAGCATCGCGGGCCTGGTCCCCGTGTGGCTCTACCAGCCGTCGGCCGAGTCCTCCACCGTCCAGGCCACCACTCCGGCGCCCTCGACGTCCTCCTCGTCGTCCTCGTCCTCCGGGTCGTCCGGTACGAACGTGGTCACGACCACGACGGTCGACACGGAGAAGGGCCCTGTGCAGCTCCAGGTGACCTTCTCCGGTACGAAGATCACGGCCGTCAAGATGCTTCAGCAGCCGAACCACCCGCAGACGACGGCCGCCGTGCCGAAGCTGGTCGCGGAGACGCTGGAGGCGCAGAGCGCGGACATCGACACGGTGTCCGGTGCGACCATCACCAGTGACGCCTACAAGGAGTCCCTCCAGGCCGCGATCGACGACAACGCCAAGGCGGCGTCGGCCTCGCCCTCGGCATCCGCTTCCGAGGCGTCTTCCCGGACCGTCGACGGTTCGGCCCTCAGCACGGAGAAGGGACCCGTACAGGTCCAGGTGACCTTCTCCGGTACGAAGATCACCGCGGTGAAGATGCTTCAGCAGCCGAACCACCCGCAGACGACGGCCGCCGTGCCGGTGCTGGTCGCGGAGACGCTGGAGGCGCAGAGCGCGGACATCGACACGGTGTCCGGTGCGACCATCACCAGTGACGCCTACAAGGAGTCCCTCCAGGCCGCGATCGACGCGAAGGGCTGA